AGAAAGGATGTGTGAGCTCAGACCCACATGAATAAGAACAGAGCCAACTATTAAAAGAACCAGGGCAACATGCATGTTCTAGAACATTCTATCCTCAGCTGACAATCTAGCAAAGGCATTTAAAGACCTTAAAGAGGTTACAAAGCTTTGTTAACTCCAGccaggatggatggatggatagatagatagatagatagatttgaacaaaataaaagaattccATACTCAAACCAAACCTGAAAACTCCCACGTTCCTTAGTTGATGACTTGTATAGCATGAATCGTGGTGGTGTTGGGGGACATGGTCTTCAACACCATGCCCCTCATCCAAGCTGATTTGCAGTCTCGCCGCATTCCACATTcagccttctctccctcctgctgaATTGGCGTCAGCTCATCAGCGGCAACCTGAAAATAGCCTGTCTTCCTGGATTCATATCTTCTGAGCTGGCCAACTGGGTAGCCTTTGGAAGTGGGCCAGCCCTGTTGGCCTTAGACTTTCCAAACTTCCACGGAGCTGTTGGGTAGAATTCTGAGCAATCCCGTGTGGCTTCAGGGTCATGATCCCTGTTGGCTCAGAAGAGGAGCCAGTGCAGCTGTATGGGGcttgaaggtggagagagggtgcCAGACAGGGCCCTGGGGCCTCCAGCAACCTCTGTACACTGTGCCTGCTCCTCCCTGCTGGATAGTGGGTGTCATGAGTCCTGGGGCTGGTAGGTCTTGTCACCATCATGTCTCCAGTGGCAAGGCTAGGGACTGGCACATGGAAGGATCTCGGtaagtttgttgaatgaatgcagcAACCTCCATGGGATATTAGCTTTTTTCTGACCAACCTCCAAAATGGGCCTgtgtgttttaagaaaatttgagTGTAGACTGACcccagaaacaaaaaggaaagataacAAGCTGGAAGCCTTCTACTATGGCAAGTGCCCATGCACCTTTACGTGTGTCTTCACGCTTTGCACAGTTGTGTATATCTTTCATTCGTGGACACAGTTGGCCCAGCACCACCACTGTAATCCCTCGGCCGCCTGGAAATAAACATTCATggctctttcttcccttcccttgcaAGATAGACTCACCACCCTACTCCTCCTGCCAAGGAAGTCAGATCTCCCATTGGAGACCCTCCATGCCACACAGTCTCCTGTTGGGAGGCCCAGCAAGCAGCAGACCCTGCCGAGCCTGCCTGTGCTTCCTCCACAGTTGAGCTCTATCCCCACAGGTCCCCCTGGTTAATCACTTAGCCCAGAAATCAGTCCTGGCTGGGGTTAAGCACAGCTCCTGGACCACCTAGCTGCCCAACACATCTAAACAATGGGATGCAAGAGGAGAGGTGTGTGCAAAGATGATTCCAATGGCAGGAAACAAATTTGGAGTCCTTCAGGTGGAAGACATAGCTGGAAATGGAAGGACCCCAGGCAGGGGTTCATTGCCTTGCAAAGTTGAGCTCCCCATATGCTCCAATGTGGAAGAGGCTGTTTCCTCTGCGCCCCCGGAACCATCTGGTTTTAGCCATTCTGCACAGGCTGGAGAGGGGGCAGAGAGGACTATTAAAGACAATTATGCAGACCAGCTTTGAACGATAGTGTTTAACAAACAACTTTGAGTTCTAATTTTCTGCAAAACACATACTGCAGGTACAATTTGTACTCATTATTGTATATTGGGAAAGTTATTAAAAACACTCAAACTTGGTTGAGACTTCCTATGGCATCATCCCTGGATTTTAATGGGTTTTTATCTAGTTCTATAAAAGATCTCTTTAAACCCAATCGAAGTCCCTGCTTTGGATATCTTGCCACTGAAGGATGGGAAGAGTCCCATTATAAGGTATCAGTGTTTCCTTTGACCCAAATTTGAACAACTTCAACAATCTGCTAAGATTCCGTCAGGAGATAATTTATACTTCTTTTGATGGGCACAGTTACCAAATGACAAAATAACAGTGTTTCGTAACATAAGGGTTAAATCTTAATCTCTGAGGTTTGCAAAGCCGCTACTCGCAGTCTCCTTAAAATTTAATATACCTCGTTAATGCTTCCTTGCAAACACTGAAGGATTTTTATGATTATAATCATGTGTTACAGCACCTAGTACTGTTTCTAAGCAGCATACTAATCAGCTTAATGAGATATTACTGCACTTTTTGTTGACTAAAGCAAAATCCCTTTTATTGTTCTAAAGCCTGtcctttactttattttttcccaaaacatTATCTTGTTTTATTATGTACCAGTAAATATCATGccattgggttttttttttttttttttggccaaatcATAAAATGATCTCTTTCATCTCAGACTGGTGAATGTATTGAATGTAGTAAACGGAAACAGAAGTTCCAAGTGGGTTTATTTGGTCTTATGGGAAAAGTCATTCTGCTCTCAGGCAAACTTTGGACTGAACCAACAGGTACAGGTGCGACAATGGGGCAATGGAGAAAAAGTTTCACACGTAGACCCTTGATTTGTTATTAGGTGTTGAAAGTGGtaaaacattaataatttaaAGGTGAATGAATAATTGCAGTCTGTAAATAGAAAATACAAGGAAGACGATCTGTCGCCAAAACAAATTGGAGGAGCAATGCCATATTGCATAATTGGcatttaataattcatttttttattattgtttttgactAGAATTCCTTAGCATGATTATGTGTAGGTAAGGCATGAAATGCAAATTCCCTGCCCGCCAATGCTATTGATTCATGGCGCCATAGCCGCACCTGGCACGGATCTGAACTCTGCCTCTCTTTTCAGGGATGGAAGAAGCGAGCCTGTGCCTTGGAGTGTCTTCGGCGGAGCCGGAAGCTGAGCCCCACCTGAGCGGCCCCGTCCTCAACGGCCAGTATGCCATGAGTCAGAAGCTGCACCAGATCACCTCCCAGCTCAGCCATGCCTTCCCCGAGCTCCATCCCCGGCCCAACCCCGAGGAGAAGCCCCCCGCATCCCTGGAGGAGAAAGCCCACGTGCCCATGAGCGGCCAGCCCATGGGCAGTCAGATGGCGCTCCTGGCCAACCAGCTGGGCCGGGAGGTGGACACCAGCCTCAACGGGAGGGTGGACCTGCAGCAGTTCCTCAACGGGCAGAACCTGGGTATCATGTCCCAGATGAGCGACATCGAGGACGACGCCCGCAAGAACCGCAAGTACCCGTGCCCGCTCTGTGGCAAGCGCTTCCGCTTCAACAGCATCCTCTCCCTGCACATGCGTACGCACACGGGCGAGAAGCCCTTCAAGTGCCCGTACTGCGACCACAGGGCGGCGCAGAAGGGGAACCTCAAGATCCACCTGCGGACCCACAAGCTGGGCAACCTGGGCAAGGGGCGCGGGCGCGTGCGCGAGGAGAACCGCCTGCTGCACGAGCTGGAGGAGCGTGCCATTCTGCGGGACAAGCAGCTGAAGGGCAGCCTGCTGCAGCCACGGCCCGACCTGAAGCCCCCGCCGCACGCCCAGCAGGCCCCGCTGGCCGCCTGCACCCTGGCCCTGCCCGCCAACCATAGCGTGCCCGATGTGGCCCACCCGGTGCCCTCGCCCAAGCCGGCCAGCGTGCAAGAGGATGCGGTGGCCCCGGCGGCGGGCTTCCGCTGTACCTTCTGCAAGGGCAAATTCAAGAAGCGCGAGGAGCTGGACCGCCACATCCGCATCCTGCACAAGCCCTACAAGTGCACGCTGTGCGACTTCGCGGCTTCGCAGGAAGAGGAGCTCATCAGCCACGTGGAGAAGGCACACATCACCGCCGAGTCGGCCCAGGGCCAGGGCCCCAATGGCGGTGGGGAACAGTCGGCCAACGAATTCCGCTGCGAGGTGTGCGGCCAGGTGTTCAGCCAGGCGTGGTTCCTCAAGGGCCACATGCGCAAGCACAAAGACTCCTTTGAGCACTGCTGCCAGATCTGCGGCCGGCGCTtcaaggagccctggttcctcAAGAACCACATGAAGGTCCACCTCAACAAACTGTCGGTGAAGAACAAGTCCCCCAGCGACCCCGAGGTGCCTGTGCCCATGGGCAGCATGTCCCAGGAGGCCCACGCTAACCTGTACTCCAGGTACCTCTCCTGCCTGCAGAGCGGCTTCATGGCCCCGGACAAAGCCGGCCTGAGCGAGCCCAGCCAGCTCTATGGCAAGGGCGAACTGCCCATGAAGGAGAAGGAAGCGTTAGGGAAGCTGCTGTCTCCCATCTCCAGCATGGCCCACGGCGTCCCGGAGGGGGACAAGCACTCCCTCCTGGGATGCCTCAACCTCGTGCCGCCGCTGAAATCCAGCTGCATCGAGCGGCTGCAGGCGGCTGCCAAGGCTGCGGAGATGGACCCCGTGAACAGCTACCAGGCTTGGCAGCTCATGGCCAGGGGCATGGCCATGGAACATGGCTTCTTGTCTAAAGAGCATCCGCTGCAGCGCAACCACGAAGACACTTTGGCAAACGCCGGGGTTCTGTTTGATAAGGAGAAGCGGGAGTACGTGTTAGTGGGAGCAGATGGCTCCAAGCAGAAAATGCCTGCTGATTTGGTTCACAGCACTAAAGTGGGCAGCCAGAGAGACCTGCCAAGTAAGCTCGACCCTTTAGAAAGCAGTCGGGATTTTTTGTCACACGGGCTGAACCAGACGCTCGAGTATAACCTGCAGGGTCCTGGGAACATGAAGGAGAAGCCCACCGAGTGCCCCGACTGCGGCCGGGTGTTCCGCACCTACCACCAGGTGGTCGTGCACTCCCGTGTCCACAAGCGGGACCGCAAGGGTGAGGAGGACGGGCTGCATGTGGGCCTGGATGAGCGGCGTGGCTCGGGTAGTGACCAGGAGTCTCAGTCGGTGAGCCGCTCCACCACGCCGGGCTCCTCCAATGTCACCGAGGAGAGCGGGGTCGGAGGCGGCCTCTCCCAGACCGGGAGTGCCCAGGAGGACAGCCCGCACCCCTCCTCGCCGTCCTCCTCAGGTAGGTTAGCCGGGAGGTGGGGAgaagcagcttgcacagcagccctGCCCAGGGCTGCCTGGTTCTGCTCCCAGGCCTCCAGTCAGTTCCAAGGCCAGTGGGTCTTGATCGAGGACATGGGTGTGTTGAACACTGGGCCatgcctttctttccctccctgacTGGAGGGAAAGGGCAGTCCTTTCACCTCTTAGGCCTTCCCTTGAGCACTGGCTACCAAGAAAGTAGGttgaggtcaggcatggtggctcatgcctgtaatctcagcactttgggccaccgaggcaggtggatcacttgaggtcagggctttgaggccagcctggccaacatggagaaaccccatctctactaaaagtccaAAAATTAGGCAaacgtgatggtgcatgcctgtaatcctagctattcaggaggctaaggcaggagaatcgcttgagcctgggaggcggaggctgcagtgagccaagatcacaccacagcactccagtctgagtgacagagtgagacactgtctaaaaaaaaaaaaaaaaaaaaaaagagagaaagaagaaagttgcCAGGCGGTACATTTTTCAGTGGACATAATCTACCTTTTTCTTGCAATTGTCCAACCCCATTTCATGGCCTGACGCTGTCGGCTATCATCTCGTCTCTGGAACTCAGGAGCTGGCATTCTGCTCTATCCCTGGGTGTGAATGTGTAAGTTCCAAACTTCACCGTCTTTCTCTCCTGCTTGGCGTAGTCCCATAATTCTCTTACGCAGGCACCGCAGTCTCCCTCCCTAAGCCAAACCTATCTTCTGGCCCCTTCCAAAATTACGACATGGCTCACCTGCCAGATCTGAGTGACCTAAAGAGCCCCACCACTTTCCTCTGATGGTTTGGAAGAGTACAGGCATTTGAAACACAGACGCATGACTGTTATGTCTTAAATTGTACTGTGTTACACGGGCGATACAGCTTTGGGGTCTAAAATAGCAAAGCAGAAAATCTGTCATCAAACTGTCTGTGAAATGATGAAGCTTCTTggcccagttaaaaaaaaaacaaacctaaaacaacaacaacagcaacaacaacaaaaacacgcTAGCCTCAGATGGCTAAATTAAAATCACCACCTAACAGCGGGTAAGGTGTTGCCTTCATCCATATTTCCAAAGCCCCTTACTAATGGGTAGTAAATTGAAAGTTATATCTTTAGCCCTTTATAAAGAAAGCACCTCGCTAATACTGTAATCATTCTGCAGCCTAACAACAGAGGAAATCATGCCATAACAAATACCCTGTTACTAATGGCAACATTGATTTCTGCAATCAGCCATTAAGTCTAGAAAATGAAAGACAGTTTGAGGCACCTCGAGGCACTGCCTTGCCCACTGTTAAAGACGTAGCAGCACACTGTTGagggtcatttttaaaaagttttttcttctttcttgatccCACCCTCACTCCTTGGTTTAGATACCTATTTCGATCTTGGAGGCAATTCACGGCTGCACTTATTAAGTAGATGCCAGTTTTAGCTTTGCTGTTACAGTCATACTCTTCTTCTAGGACAAAATTAGTATTAAAATAAAGTGGGACTCTGCCGGCTTATTACAAACCAGTAAAGAATTGTTAAGACACATAAATCTGGTCTGCACATTCCAGAGATTCCGATAGCACTTAATGCCGCTGCTTAAATACCCATGAAACACACTGTCTACTCCTGGAGTCCTAGACTTGTTTGGGATTTATTACTGATGAGACGCTTAGGAAGTGTCTAACCAGCAGCATGAGTGCCATGGAGGCGTGAGGTCACACTACCTGGAGCGATTGCCACAAGGAACACACTAAGATTCGAGGGAAGGGTTTCCACCATGTAAACATAAATCCCTACACGAGAGGCAGCCAAGTGCCCAGGTGTCCCAATGTCAGGAGGAACTCTTTCTGGTCTCCTAGGATGAGGTCTCCTCTTCTGGcatgtgtcatctctgattttgaaTTGGGACCTTTACAGGACAGGATGCAGACAGCAAACTGTTTCCCCTAAGGTTTTAGAGTGACGTGGAGTTGACATTGACAGATTTCCATCCCTTTCTCAGACCTGAAATGGAAGGTTTTCGGCAGAATATTCCGACACCAAATGTTCAGCTTCACTAATGACGAGTTTACCGTGTTTTTCTCACCTTCTGGCCAAGTGATAGCCCTCATGCTATTCCCATCTCTGTTGCTTGCCCATCTCTCAGTGCTCGGTTGAAAAAACCCATTTTGCTTAAAAAGAACCAACCGTGCTCATGACTCAAAAGAGAATTATACTTGAGTTGTGGTTATCTTCTCACTTTTATTTCCCCTCATTGAAGTATTTTACAATTGTGAATACTGATTCTTTCATTTCTGGttgacttctttgttttcttcatattcaAATTAGACCCTTTCATAATTTTCTGACTAAGTAGGAGAATTGAGGTCATACCAATATGCAACCCGAATCAGCTGTGCGTCTGGGGCATTCAGGTTTCCCTGGGATTTAGGACTCTTAACCAAATCTGGTTAGTCCTCCCTCTTATTTCCAACAAGTTTGACTTGTATAAAAGTGCgattaaaataagcatttaaataaaaatctgggTACAATGGGTATTTTATTATTACCTGTTAAAGAGAAACCTGCAaggtgaaggagagagaaaaaaaatctttaagccCTTAAGTAAAGAAAGAAGTACTTATTAAGGCTTCTATTAAGAAATAACTGCAAAACACGGTTTTACAAATTTCTCAGACTGCATAACAATGTCGCAAAACTTAATTTGCAtcacttgattcttttttttgttgaaaactgggtCAGTAGGGCCTGAGAAACTATTTTTTCAGATCTTAACCAATGAATTCTTCTTTATAAATCGCTGCTCTTAACATGATAGTAGTTCTGAATTCATCATAAAAAACCTTTTTACAGAGCCTCTTAGAACAGATCTCTAGAAGAAGGCTTACAATGAGTGGCAGAGACGTCCTTTGTTATCTGATGTAATTCTTTGCAAAGAAGGATTGGGAACGGAGTGGCTGTTTAAAAATGTCTTGCTCAGACCGAGACGAAGAAGGGGTCAAGTTTGCAATCAAACAGTTATTGCCGAGATGGGCGACTGTCACTGGCTAGGCTAATGTGGGATGCAGCTGTTTGTTATGTGAGCAAAAGAATGTTTGAATCAGTGAACATGTGAAAATGATTCCAGTGAACCAGAAAATGTGTTTGTTCTTTGGCTCTCCAAACTGCTGAGAACCAAGCTTAAGATCAACTGCGAAAACTAGGACCTTTGACAAATTGAGAGGTCATATTTTCTAGCAGAAAATGGACAAAACTAGTCACACAGATCACTTCCCCATCTTccccctttgttttatttttgttgtgttgttgtttatttgactTACCAGTAATTTCACACCGTGGTCAATGTCATTCCTGCCTCCGTGTACAATGCAAAGAGAAACTATTTGGAAAGCAGCAGCTTATAAATTTTACTCTTTTATGACATTTAGAAAGCGGGGTGGCTGTTTCGATACCTCCTCGTTTCTGGCTTGCATGCAGACACTCTTATGGCATTAATCTTTGCATCTTTCTCTAAAACCTCCTCTAAGGCTGAGCTCGAATCCTAGCTTTGCTCTGAGTCAGAAAATGACCAAAGTTCTGTTTCTGCAGATTTTGCTTTGGAAATCACACtcagaataattaaaatttaatgtacTAAGAAACGACACTGTTCATTATATCCAACAGGGCAGTTACCTTCCGAATTCCCCGTAATTTTGGAGTGGGGATAATTGAAGTGTTGATGGTGGGAAGGGGGTAATTGAATGCATTGACCCTCTGTTCATTAAATAAAGTCGGCTAAGTTACAGGATCAATGGAAAGCCAGGGAGAGATGCAAAGATGAAAATATCGTTAACCCCTACTACTTCTGGTATAATATTTTGAGATGGACAAGGATTATTTGGTCAGCTGGGCTAAAAGCCTTGCGACGTCTTCTTTTGTTGTTAGAGCTGCATTCCTGAAATGCTGGGTCTCCATCCCATTGACCACAGCATCAAAGGCCTTTATCTGGGGCGCTCTCGCATTTACATGGGGTGTATAGTGATAtgatagattttctttcttttccacctCTTTTTCTCATGTGgcttcccctccctgcccccattcACGATAACCAGTGCCTGCTCCATACACAAACAAATCCAGGcacccaaaagaagaaaaagaaaaaaaatttgagttTGAGGATTaagatcttcatttttttttttttttttttttttttgcttgtgcaTTCCAATTGTTCTTAAAATATTTGGCAATGTCAATTAGTAACTGAGCAGAGTTAGCTGATGAACACAATTTTCCAGTAGACTGAGCACCCTATTGTTGCCGAGCGAACAGCAGATTTCTGAGGTCATTATCATTCGCTGGTTGCTTGGCCCAGCTGCTTCCTGCTGCAAAAGCCAAACTTTATACCGGAGCTCGGGGAGGCTGCAGCAACAGGGGGCTggaaggggggagaggggagctGGCTGCAGAGCCGAAGACAGTCA
The sequence above is a segment of the Macaca nemestrina isolate mMacNem1 chromosome 20, mMacNem.hap1, whole genome shotgun sequence genome. Coding sequences within it:
- the LOC105495610 gene encoding zinc finger protein 536 isoform X7, whose translation is MAYRFLGERMEEASLCLGVSSAEPEAEPHLSGPVLNGQYAMSQKLHQITSQLSHAFPELHPRPNPEEKPPASLEEKAHVPMSGQPMGSQMALLANQLGREVDTSLNGRVDLQQFLNGQNLGIMSQMSDIEDDARKNRKYPCPLCGKRFRFNSILSLHMRTHTGEKPFKCPYCDHRAAQKGNLKIHLRTHKLGNLGKGRGRVREENRLLHELEERAILRDKQLKGSLLQPRPDLKPPPHAQQAPLAACTLALPANHSVPDVAHPVPSPKPASVQEDAVAPAAGFRCTFCKGKFKKREELDRHIRILHKPYKCTLCDFAASQEEELISHVEKAHITAESAQGQGPNGGGEQSANEFRCEVCGQVFSQAWFLKGHMRKHKDSFEHCCQICGRRFKEPWFLKNHMKVHLNKLSVKNKSPSDPEVPVPMGSMSQEAHANLYSRYLSCLQSGFMAPDKAGLSEPSQLYGKGELPMKEKEALGKLLSPISSMAHGVPEGDKHSLLGCLNLVPPLKSSCIERLQAAAKAAEMDPVNSYQAWQLMARGMAMEHGFLSKEHPLQRNHEDTLANAGVLFDKEKREYVLVGADGSKQKMPADLVHSTKVGSQRDLPSKLDPLESSRDFLSHGLNQTLEYNLQGPGNMKEKPTECPDCGRVFRTYHQVVVHSRVHKRDRKGEEDGLHVGLDERRGSGSDQESQSVSRSTTPGSSNVTEESGVGGGLSQTGSAQEDSPHPSSPSSSDIGEEAGRSAGVQQPALLRDRSLGSAMKDCPYCGKTFRTSHHLKVHLRIHTVCVHTIPNRKERSDLYSQVVLAQPPGNLKGEKPYKCPHCDYAGTQSASLKYHLERHHRERQNGAGPLSGQPPNQDHKDEMSSKASLFIRPDILRGAFKGLPGIDFRGGPASQQWTSGVLSSGDHSGQATGMSSEIPSDALKGADLPAKSTHFSEIGRAYQSIVSNGVNFQGSLQAFMDSFVLSSLKKEKDVKDKALADPPSMKVHGVDGGEEKPSGKSSQRKSEKSQYEPLDLSVRPDAASLPGSSVTVQDSIAWHGCLFCAFTTSSMELMALHLQANHLGKAKRKDNTIGVTVNCKDQAREASKMALLPSVQSNKDMGLSSMIGSLDSASEKMAQGQVKETLGEQKSGTWTSHVDPAFCNFPSDFYKQFGVYPGMVGSGASSSCPNKEPDGKAHSEEDAPILIPETTSKNTTDDLSDIASSEDMDSSKGENNDEEDVETEPEMMTKPLSALSKDSSSDGGDSLQPTGAPQPVQGLVSPLSQAPEKQWHSQGLLQAQDPLAGLPKPERGPQSLDKPMNMLSVLRAYSSDGLAAFNGLASSTANSGCIKRPDLCDDSQ
- the LOC105495610 gene encoding zinc finger protein 536 isoform X3, with translation MAYRFLGERMEEASLCLGVSSAEPEAEPHLSGPVLNGQYAMSQKLHQITSQLSHAFPELHPRPNPEEKPPASLEEKAHVPMSGQPMGSQMALLANQLGREVDTSLNGRVDLQQFLNGQNLGIMSQMSDIEDDARKNRKYPCPLCGKRFRFNSILSLHMRTHTGEKPFKCPYCDHRAAQKGNLKIHLRTHKLGNLGKGRGRVREENRLLHELEERAILRDKQLKGSLLQPRPDLKPPPHAQQAPLAACTLALPANHSVPDVAHPVPSPKPASVQEDAVAPAAGFRCTFCKGKFKKREELDRHIRILHKPYKCTLCDFAASQEEELISHVEKAHITAESAQGQGPNGGGEQSANEFRCEVCGQVFSQAWFLKGHMRKHKDSFEHCCQICGRRFKEPWFLKNHMKVHLNKLSVKNKSPSDPEVPVPMGSMSQEAHANLYSRYLSCLQSGFMAPDKAGLSEPSQLYGKGELPMKEKEALGKLLSPISSMAHGVPEGDKHSLLGCLNLVPPLKSSCIERLQAAAKAAEMDPVNSYQAWQLMARGMAMEHGFLSKEHPLQRNHEDTLANAGVLFDKEKREYVLVGADGSKQKMPADLVHSTKVGSQRDLPSKLDPLESSRDFLSHGLNQTLEYNLQGPGNMKEKPTECPDCGRVFRTYHQVVVHSRVHKRDRKGEEDGLHVGLDERRGSGSDQESQSVSRSTTPGSSNVTEESGVGGGLSQTGSAQEDSPHPSSPSSSDIGEEAGRSAGVQQPALLRDRSLGSAMKDCPYCGKTFRTSHHLKVHLRIHTGEKPYKCPHCDYAGTQSASLKYHLERHHRERQNGAGPLSGQPPNQDHKDEMSSKASLFIRPDILRGAFKGLPGIDFRGGPASQQWTSGVLSSGDHSGQATGMSSEIPSDALKGADLPAKSTHFSEIGRAYQSIVSNGVNFQGSLQAFMDSFVLSSLKKEKDVKDKALADPPSMKVHGVDGGEEKPSGKSSQRKSEKSQYEPLDLSVRPDAASLPGSSVTVQDSIAWHGCLFCAFTTSSMELMALHLQANHLGKAKRKDNTIGVTVNCKDQAREASKMALLPSVQSNKDMGLSSMIGSLDSASEKMAQGQVKETLGEQKSGTWTSHVDPAFCNFPSDFYKQFGVYPGMVGSGASSSCPNKEPDGKAHSEEDAPILIPETTSKNTTDDLSDIASSEDMDSSKGENNDEEDVETEPEMMTKPLSALSKDSSSDGGDSLQPTGAPQPVQGLVSPLSQAPEKQWHSQGLLQAQDPLAGLPKPERGPQSLDKPMNMLSVLRAYSSDGLAAFNGLASSTANSGCIKRPDLCGHRPFQCRYCPYSASQKGNLKTHVLCVHRMPFDNSQYPDRRFKRSRVDSEASGNFEEPTAVKAGSSADLTEEGGKGQEETN
- the LOC105495610 gene encoding zinc finger protein 536 isoform X10 — protein: MAYRFLGERMEEASLCLGVSSAEPEAEPHLSGPVLNGQYAMSQKLHQITSQLSHAFPELHPRPNPEEKPPASLEEKAHVPMSGQPMGSQMALLANQLGREVDTSLNGRVDLQQFLNGQNLGIMSQMSDIEDDARKNRKYPCPLCGKRFRFNSILSLHMRTHTGEKPFKCPYCDHRAAQKGNLKIHLRTHKLGNLGKGRGRVREENRLLHELEERAILRDKQLKGSLLQPRPDLKPPPHAQQAPLAACTLALPANHSVPDVAHPVPSPKPASVQEDAVAPAAGFRCTFCKGKFKKREELDRHIRILHKPYKCTLCDFAASQEEELISHVEKAHITAESAQGQGPNGGGEQSANEFRCEVCGQVFSQAWFLKGHMRKHKDSFEHCCQICGRRFKEPWFLKNHMKVHLNKLSVKNKSPSDPEVPVPMGSMSQEAHANLYSRYLSCLQSGFMAPDKAGLSEPSQLYGKGELPMKEKEALGKLLSPISSMAHGVPEGDKHSLLGCLNLVPPLKSSCIERLQAAAKAAEMDPVNSYQAWQLMARGMAMEHGFLSKEHPLQRNHEDTLANAGVLFDKEKREYVLVGADGSKQKMPADLVHSTKVGSQRDLPSKLDPLESSRDFLSHGLNQTLEYNLQGPGNMKEKPTECPDCGRVFRTYHQVVVHSRVHKRDRKGEEDGLHVGLDERRGSGSDQESQSVSRSTTPGSSNVTEESGVGGGLSQTGSAQEDSPHPSSPSSSGEKPYKCPHCDYAGTQSASLKYHLERHHRERQNGAGPLSGQPPNQDHKDEMSSKASLFIRPDILRGAFKGLPGIDFRGGPASQQWTSGVLSSGDHSGQATGMSSEIPSDALKGADLPAKSTHFSEIGRAYQSIVSNGVNFQGSLQAFMDSFVLSSLKKEKDVKDKALADPPSMKVHGVDGGEEKPSGKSSQRKSEKSQYEPLDLSVRPDAASLPGSSVTVQDSIAWHGCLFCAFTTSSMELMALHLQANHLGKAKRKDNTIGVTVNCKDQAREASKMALLPSVQSNKDMGLSSMIGSLDSASEKMAQGQVKETLGEQKSGTWTSHVDPAFCNFPSDFYKQFGVYPGMVGSGASSSCPNKEPDGKAHSEEDAPILIPETTSKNTTDDLSDIASSEDMDSSKGENNDEEDVETEPEMMTKPLSALSKDSSSDGGDSLQPTGAPQPVQGLVSPLSQAPEKQWHSQGLLQAQDPLAGLPKPERGPQSLDKPMNMLSVLRAYSSDGLAAFNGLASSTANSGCIKRPDLCGHRPFQCRYCPYSASQKGNLKTHVLCVHRMPFDNSQYPDRRFKRSRVDSEASGNFEEPTAVKAGSSADLTEEGGKGQEETN
- the LOC105495610 gene encoding zinc finger protein 536 isoform X1 translates to MAYRFLGERMEEASLCLGVSSAEPEAEPHLSGPVLNGQYAMSQKLHQITSQLSHAFPELHPRPNPEEKPPASLEEKAHVPMSGQPMGSQMALLANQLGREVDTSLNGRVDLQQFLNGQNLGIMSQMSDIEDDARKNRKYPCPLCGKRFRFNSILSLHMRTHTGEKPFKCPYCDHRAAQKGNLKIHLRTHKLGNLGKGRGRVREENRLLHELEERAILRDKQLKGSLLQPRPDLKPPPHAQQAPLAACTLALPANHSVPDVAHPVPSPKPASVQEDAVAPAAGFRCTFCKGKFKKREELDRHIRILHKPYKCTLCDFAASQEEELISHVEKAHITAESAQGQGPNGGGEQSANEFRCEVCGQVFSQAWFLKGHMRKHKDSFEHCCQICGRRFKEPWFLKNHMKVHLNKLSVKNKSPSDPEVPVPMGSMSQEAHANLYSRYLSCLQSGFMAPDKAGLSEPSQLYGKGELPMKEKEALGKLLSPISSMAHGVPEGDKHSLLGCLNLVPPLKSSCIERLQAAAKAAEMDPVNSYQAWQLMARGMAMEHGFLSKEHPLQRNHEDTLANAGVLFDKEKREYVLVGADGSKQKMPADLVHSTKVGSQRDLPSKLDPLESSRDFLSHGLNQTLEYNLQGPGNMKEKPTECPDCGRVFRTYHQVVVHSRVHKRDRKGEEDGLHVGLDERRGSGSDQESQSVSRSTTPGSSNVTEESGVGGGLSQTGSAQEDSPHPSSPSSSDIGEEAGRSAGVQQPALLRDRSLGSAMKDCPYCGKTFRTSHHLKVHLRIHTVCVHTIPNRKERSDLYSQVVLAQPPGNLKGEKPYKCPHCDYAGTQSASLKYHLERHHRERQNGAGPLSGQPPNQDHKDEMSSKASLFIRPDILRGAFKGLPGIDFRGGPASQQWTSGVLSSGDHSGQATGMSSEIPSDALKGADLPAKSTHFSEIGRAYQSIVSNGVNFQGSLQAFMDSFVLSSLKKEKDVKDKALADPPSMKVHGVDGGEEKPSGKSSQRKSEKSQYEPLDLSVRPDAASLPGSSVTVQDSIAWHGCLFCAFTTSSMELMALHLQANHLGKAKRKDNTIGVTVNCKDQAREASKMALLPSVQSNKDMGLSSMIGSLDSASEKMAQGQVKETLGEQKSGTWTSHVDPAFCNFPSDFYKQFGVYPGMVGSGASSSCPNKEPDGKAHSEEDAPILIPETTSKNTTDDLSDIASSEDMDSSKGENNDEEDVETEPEMMTKPLSALSKDSSSDGGDSLQPTGAPQPVQGLVSPLSQAPEKQWHSQGLLQAQDPLAGLPKPERGPQSLDKPMNMLSVLRAYSSDGLAAFNGLASSTANSGCIKRPDLCGHRPFQCRYCPYSASQKGNLKTHVLCVHRMPFDNSQYPDRRFKRSRVDSEASGNFEEPTAVKAGSSADLTEEGGKGQEETN